A genomic region of Paenibacillus sp. PL2-23 contains the following coding sequences:
- a CDS encoding dihydrofolate reductase produces MPVTLIWAMDRNRAIGVDNRLPWHLPSDMAFFKASTTGKTVLMGRKTYESLGRPLPKRHNIVLTRNKDLALEGCEVFHDLADAIERCKDEELMVIGGSEIYALALPYADKLLVTEVDAEIVGADAYFPEWDSSQWELTASESREKDERNAYDHRFCTYLRKG; encoded by the coding sequence ATGCCGGTAACATTAATCTGGGCTATGGATCGGAATCGCGCCATTGGCGTGGATAACCGTCTGCCGTGGCATCTGCCGTCCGACATGGCGTTCTTCAAAGCATCAACAACTGGCAAGACAGTGCTGATGGGACGCAAAACGTATGAATCGTTAGGAAGGCCGCTTCCCAAACGCCATAACATCGTATTGACAAGGAACAAGGACTTGGCGCTGGAGGGCTGTGAAGTGTTCCATGACCTGGCTGATGCCATTGAACGCTGCAAGGATGAAGAGCTGATGGTCATTGGCGGCTCCGAAATTTATGCGCTTGCTCTGCCATACGCGGACAAGCTGCTTGTGACGGAGGTAGACGCCGAGATCGTAGGCGCTGACGCTTATTTCCCGGAGTGGGATTCCTCCCAGTGGGAATTAACGGCAAGCGAGAGCAGAGAGAAGGATGAACGGAACGCGTATGACCATCGTTTCTGTACGTATCTTCGCAAGGGGTAG
- a CDS encoding trimeric intracellular cation channel family protein, which translates to MDIFNVFSIIGTIAFAVSGAIVAMEEEYDILGVYVLGLVTAFGGGVVRNLLIGMPVTTLWSQGYLLKIALLAMTIAFLLPIRWILRWRRSEAFFDAIGLAAFAIQGALYATEMGHPLSAVLVAAMLTGIGGGIIRDVLAGRKPLVLKDEIYAVWAMLAGLAIGLGWFKNTIELLILFVLVITFRMLSVYFKWKLPRRSLRGAFAVSEQVRRPKMNKEDV; encoded by the coding sequence ATGGATATTTTCAACGTATTCAGCATTATCGGCACCATTGCCTTTGCGGTCAGCGGCGCGATAGTGGCCATGGAGGAAGAATATGATATATTGGGCGTATACGTGCTGGGGCTAGTCACGGCGTTCGGGGGAGGGGTTGTCCGCAACCTGCTGATCGGTATGCCGGTAACGACCTTATGGAGCCAAGGGTACCTGCTGAAGATCGCCCTGCTTGCTATGACCATCGCTTTTCTCCTGCCCATTCGATGGATTCTGCGATGGAGAAGAAGCGAGGCGTTCTTCGACGCCATCGGTCTTGCGGCATTCGCCATACAAGGTGCGTTGTACGCGACAGAGATGGGCCATCCCCTTAGCGCTGTGCTTGTAGCTGCCATGCTTACCGGAATTGGCGGCGGCATCATCCGCGATGTGCTGGCAGGACGCAAGCCGCTTGTGCTGAAGGATGAAATCTATGCCGTATGGGCCATGCTGGCGGGACTTGCGATCGGACTCGGCTGGTTCAAGAACACCATCGAGCTTCTTATTCTGTTCGTCCTGGTCATTACCTTCCGGATGCTGTCGGTGTACTTCAAATGGAAGCTGCCGAGACGCTCGCTGCGCGGCGCTTTCGCCGTGTCGGAGCAGGTTCGCAGACCTAAAATGAATAAAGAGGATGTATGA
- the pdhA gene encoding pyruvate dehydrogenase (acetyl-transferring) E1 component subunit alpha, whose amino-acid sequence MSKLPYEVQTEPVTPLSVLSLDGDVINPDLMPDLTDEQLKEIMYRMVFTRTWDERAVNLGRQGRLGFYAPVSGQEASMVGSEYALNKDDFICPGYRDMPQLVWHGLPLYQAFLYSRGHQHGGQIPEDVHVLMPQIIIGAQILHATGVAMAFKKKGEKRVAITYTGDGGSSEGDFYEGLNFAGVFKLPVIYVVQNNGYAITTPFAKQTAALSVAHKAVAAGIRGVQVDGMDVLAVIKAVQEAAEVGRSGEGATLIEMLTYRFRPHSMADDTTKYRTKDEEAEWAPKDPLIRYGKFLEKKGLWTEEDTARVKEEAKAAVNEHIKKAEAVEKMTVAGLIDTMFETTPQYLEEQKADFQ is encoded by the coding sequence ATGAGCAAATTGCCATACGAAGTTCAAACGGAACCGGTCACGCCGCTATCAGTATTGTCACTCGATGGGGACGTAATTAATCCGGATTTGATGCCGGACTTGACTGACGAGCAGCTGAAAGAAATTATGTACCGCATGGTTTTCACACGCACATGGGATGAGCGTGCCGTTAACCTTGGCCGTCAAGGACGACTGGGCTTCTACGCGCCTGTCTCCGGCCAGGAAGCATCCATGGTTGGAAGCGAATACGCGCTGAACAAAGACGACTTCATCTGCCCGGGCTATCGCGACATGCCGCAGCTTGTATGGCACGGCCTGCCGCTGTACCAGGCGTTCCTATATTCCCGCGGCCATCAGCATGGCGGACAAATTCCGGAAGATGTGCATGTGCTTATGCCGCAAATCATTATCGGCGCACAAATTCTGCACGCTACCGGCGTTGCTATGGCATTCAAGAAGAAGGGCGAGAAGCGCGTTGCGATTACTTATACAGGCGACGGCGGCTCCTCCGAAGGCGATTTCTACGAAGGTCTGAACTTTGCGGGCGTCTTCAAGCTGCCTGTTATTTATGTTGTACAGAACAACGGCTACGCCATTACAACGCCATTCGCCAAGCAGACGGCAGCATTGTCTGTTGCGCACAAAGCGGTAGCAGCCGGCATTCGCGGCGTGCAGGTTGACGGCATGGACGTGCTTGCTGTCATTAAAGCTGTGCAGGAAGCGGCAGAGGTTGGCCGCAGCGGCGAAGGCGCAACATTGATCGAGATGCTGACGTATCGTTTCCGTCCGCATTCCATGGCAGACGACACAACCAAATATCGGACGAAGGACGAAGAGGCGGAATGGGCGCCTAAGGATCCGCTGATCCGTTACGGCAAATTCCTTGAGAAGAAGGGCCTTTGGACGGAAGAAGATACGGCTCGCGTGAAAGAAGAAGCCAAAGCGGCTGTTAATGAGCATATCAAAAAAGCGGAAGCGGTTGAGAAGATGACGGTTGCAGGCCTGATCGACACCATGTTTGAAACAACGCCGCAATACCTCGAAGAACAAAAAGCCGATTTTCAATAG
- a CDS encoding thymidylate synthase, whose amino-acid sequence MSTSEQAYLGMLRHVLENGVRKDDRTGTGTISTFGYQMRFPLNEGFPLLTTKRVSFNLVASELLWFMRGDTNIRYLLQHKNNIWNEWAFKRYIESADYKGPDMSNFGLRSQSDPTFEAEYRRQMEQFKERILTDDDFAARYGELGDVYGKQWRAWKTTQGDTIDQLKDVITTIKANPDSRRLIVSAWNPEDVPTMALPPCHTLFQFYVSEGKLSCQLYQRSADIFLGVPFNMASYALLTHLIAHECGLAVGDFVHTFGDAHIYSNHMEQIEIQLSRTPRALPTLQVNPDKQSVFDFDLADLAIEHYDPHPTIKAPVAV is encoded by the coding sequence ATGAGCACCAGCGAACAGGCTTATCTAGGGATGCTTCGTCACGTTCTAGAGAATGGGGTCAGGAAGGATGACCGGACGGGCACAGGCACAATTTCTACGTTCGGCTATCAAATGCGATTTCCGCTGAATGAAGGCTTCCCGTTGCTAACGACCAAGCGTGTTTCGTTCAACCTCGTTGCAAGCGAACTGCTGTGGTTTATGAGAGGCGATACCAATATCAGGTATTTGCTTCAGCATAAAAACAATATTTGGAATGAATGGGCGTTCAAGCGCTATATCGAAAGCGCCGATTACAAGGGTCCCGACATGTCCAACTTCGGGCTGCGAAGCCAGTCGGATCCAACGTTTGAGGCCGAATACAGGCGTCAGATGGAGCAATTCAAGGAGCGCATATTAACGGATGATGACTTTGCTGCGCGATATGGCGAGCTGGGCGACGTCTACGGCAAGCAATGGCGGGCATGGAAGACAACGCAAGGCGACACAATTGACCAGCTGAAGGACGTTATTACGACGATCAAAGCCAATCCGGACTCCAGAAGACTGATCGTATCGGCTTGGAATCCGGAGGATGTGCCGACCATGGCGCTGCCGCCTTGCCATACGCTGTTTCAATTTTATGTGTCGGAGGGCAAGCTGAGCTGTCAGCTGTATCAGCGCAGCGCGGATATTTTCCTCGGAGTGCCCTTCAATATGGCCAGCTACGCTTTGCTGACTCATCTGATTGCGCATGAATGCGGATTGGCCGTAGGCGACTTCGTACACACCTTCGGAGACGCGCATATTTATTCGAACCATATGGAGCAGATCGAAATTCAGCTGTCGCGGACGCCCCGCGCTCTGCCGACGCTCCAGGTGAATCCGGACAAGCAGTCCGTATTCGACTTCGATCTGGCCGATTTGGCCATCGAACATTACGATCCGCATCCCACAATCAAGGCGCCAGTCGCCGTGTAG
- a CDS encoding alpha/beta hydrolase-fold protein, whose product MTDERYLKRTILKDTVDSRFLPEGNRSLRIFLPPGYNEVLSYPVVYCQDGEDFFNFGRVATTATKLILDEGLEPFIIVGVDVDKKVRTEEYAPDGSRHEGYVRFFAEELLPYIEAKYPVRREPQHRLLAGDSLGGTVSLHLAISYPELFTRVMSLSGAFYASSQAIVGNCYDLSWLSIYMIVGLQEDAYETDRGVFDFVALNRNTRALLEHKDAEVFYEEKDGKHQWGFWQQEIPQALRYFIEVE is encoded by the coding sequence ATGACCGACGAGCGATATTTGAAACGAACCATCCTGAAGGATACGGTGGACAGCCGCTTCCTGCCTGAAGGGAACAGGAGCCTTCGCATCTTCCTGCCGCCAGGCTATAACGAGGTGCTTAGCTATCCCGTTGTGTACTGTCAGGATGGCGAGGATTTCTTCAACTTTGGCCGTGTGGCCACCACAGCGACTAAGCTGATCCTGGATGAGGGGCTGGAGCCGTTCATCATTGTTGGCGTTGATGTGGACAAGAAGGTTCGGACCGAGGAGTATGCGCCTGACGGCTCTCGCCACGAGGGGTATGTACGCTTCTTCGCTGAAGAGCTGCTCCCTTACATTGAGGCCAAATATCCCGTCAGAAGAGAGCCGCAGCATCGGCTGCTGGCTGGCGATTCCCTTGGAGGCACCGTATCTCTTCATTTGGCCATTTCGTATCCTGAGCTGTTCACTCGGGTTATGTCGTTGTCGGGCGCGTTCTACGCCAGCTCTCAGGCCATCGTAGGGAATTGCTACGATCTAAGCTGGCTGTCGATTTATATGATTGTCGGATTGCAGGAGGACGCCTACGAAACCGATCGCGGCGTTTTTGACTTTGTTGCGCTTAACCGCAATACCCGAGCCCTGCTGGAGCACAAGGATGCCGAGGTTTTTTATGAGGAGAAGGACGGCAAGCATCAATGGGGCTTCTGGCAGCAGGAGATCCCGCAGGCGCTTCGTTATTTCATTGAAGTAGAGTAG
- a CDS encoding dihydrolipoamide acetyltransferase family protein, which yields MARFEYRFPELGEGLHEGEIVKVLIQPGQAVTDDDVIMEVQNDKAIVEVPCPVNGKVLEVLVKDGQVCHVGELVAVIEAEGDLPEQATPAAEEAPKQEEAAPAQASAPAQAEGTQAAAPASQATNAQVLATPSVRKFAREKGVDLTQITGTGKNGRITRDDVNGFDGSAPAQQETAAPAAEEAAQAAPAKSESKAPAATGGAYRPEERVPFKGIRKAIATAMVKAVYTAPHVTIMDEVDVTELVALRAKYKPYAEKKGSKLTYLPFIVKALVAACRQFPIMNSTLDEANQEIVYRKYYNIGIATDTDNGLIVPVIEDADRKNIFMIADSIRDLAVRGRDGKLAANELKGSTISISNIGSAGGMFFTPVINFPEAAILGTGRISEKPVVRNGEIVAAPVMALSLSFDHRLIDGATAQNFMNYIKQLLAQPELFIMEV from the coding sequence GTGGCTAGATTCGAATACCGATTCCCGGAGCTGGGCGAAGGCTTGCACGAGGGCGAAATTGTAAAAGTACTCATTCAGCCGGGCCAGGCCGTGACGGATGACGATGTTATTATGGAAGTTCAGAACGACAAGGCAATTGTAGAAGTGCCATGTCCAGTGAACGGTAAAGTGCTTGAGGTATTAGTGAAGGACGGTCAGGTCTGCCATGTCGGCGAGCTTGTTGCTGTCATCGAAGCGGAGGGCGATCTGCCTGAGCAAGCGACACCTGCGGCAGAGGAAGCGCCGAAGCAAGAGGAGGCCGCTCCAGCTCAGGCCAGCGCGCCAGCGCAAGCAGAGGGAACACAAGCCGCTGCTCCAGCTTCACAGGCGACGAACGCGCAAGTGCTTGCAACGCCAAGCGTGCGCAAATTCGCCCGCGAGAAGGGCGTTGATCTGACGCAAATAACGGGCACGGGCAAAAATGGCCGTATCACACGCGACGACGTGAACGGCTTCGACGGATCCGCTCCTGCGCAACAAGAGACAGCAGCTCCGGCGGCAGAGGAGGCGGCGCAGGCTGCTCCAGCTAAATCGGAGTCCAAAGCTCCAGCGGCTACCGGCGGCGCTTATCGTCCAGAAGAGCGCGTGCCGTTCAAAGGCATCCGCAAAGCGATTGCTACCGCTATGGTCAAAGCTGTCTATACCGCTCCACATGTAACCATTATGGACGAGGTCGATGTTACCGAGCTGGTTGCGCTGCGCGCAAAATACAAGCCTTACGCAGAGAAGAAGGGCTCCAAGCTTACGTATCTGCCGTTTATCGTGAAGGCTCTGGTTGCGGCTTGCCGCCAGTTCCCGATCATGAACTCGACGCTCGACGAAGCCAATCAAGAAATCGTCTATCGCAAGTACTACAATATCGGCATCGCAACCGATACGGACAATGGCTTGATCGTTCCCGTTATCGAGGACGCGGACCGCAAAAACATCTTTATGATTGCTGATTCCATTCGCGATCTGGCCGTGCGCGGCCGTGACGGCAAGCTGGCAGCGAACGAGCTGAAGGGCAGCACGATCTCCATCTCGAATATCGGTTCTGCCGGCGGCATGTTCTTCACGCCGGTCATTAACTTCCCCGAAGCGGCGATTCTCGGTACGGGCCGCATCTCGGAGAAGCCGGTTGTTCGTAACGGCGAGATTGTTGCCGCACCTGTAATGGCACTGTCGCTGAGCTTCGACCACCGTCTGATTGACGGCGCGACAGCTCAAAACTTTATGAACTATATCAAACAGCTTCTGGCACAGCCTGAACTGTTCATAATGGAGGTTTAA
- a CDS encoding acyl-CoA thioesterase, whose translation MSDAHAKKASESRTLMTQLIFPLDTNHYDTMFGGKLMEYMDKVAAIAAMRHARKRVVTASTDSLDFLAPIRIGDVIEVEAFVSWTNRSSMEIYVSVTTENLYSGQRDVTVTAFFTFVALDEHGKPSPVPAVQPETELERHLFHHAPERHALRKKRKQDRLGS comes from the coding sequence ATGAGCGATGCCCATGCCAAAAAAGCAAGTGAATCCCGAACATTAATGACGCAGCTTATATTTCCGCTGGACACCAACCATTACGACACCATGTTCGGCGGCAAGCTGATGGAATATATGGACAAGGTAGCCGCAATTGCCGCCATGCGCCATGCCCGCAAGCGGGTGGTGACGGCATCCACGGACAGTCTTGATTTCCTGGCGCCCATCCGAATAGGGGATGTCATAGAGGTGGAGGCCTTCGTCTCGTGGACGAATCGCAGCTCCATGGAAATATACGTCTCGGTGACGACGGAGAACCTGTATTCGGGACAACGCGATGTGACCGTGACCGCCTTCTTCACCTTTGTGGCGCTGGATGAGCATGGCAAGCCTTCTCCAGTGCCTGCGGTTCAGCCGGAGACGGAGCTTGAGCGGCACTTGTTCCACCATGCACCAGAGAGGCATGCGCTGCGAAAAAAACGGAAGCAGGATAGACTGGGCAGTTAG
- a CDS encoding low molecular weight protein-tyrosine-phosphatase: MVRVLFVCLGNICRSPMAEAVMRHLAAAEQLPYAIEVDSAGTGDWHLGHQPHEGTRKVLDEHGVSYEGMAARLVKSADYEDFQYIVCMDRNNLRDVRGIFGGAAGSKVFTFMELLPQRGVLDVPDPYYDGNFDYVYELVEAGCKALLERIKADMARA, from the coding sequence ATGGTACGCGTATTGTTTGTATGCTTGGGCAACATTTGCAGATCGCCGATGGCGGAGGCCGTTATGAGGCACTTGGCGGCGGCGGAGCAGCTTCCCTATGCAATCGAGGTGGATTCCGCGGGAACGGGCGATTGGCATCTGGGCCATCAGCCGCATGAGGGCACGCGCAAGGTGCTGGATGAGCATGGCGTGTCCTATGAAGGCATGGCGGCCAGGCTGGTGAAGAGCGCCGATTACGAGGATTTCCAATATATCGTGTGTATGGACCGGAATAACCTGCGGGATGTGCGCGGTATATTCGGAGGCGCTGCCGGATCGAAGGTGTTCACCTTCATGGAGCTTCTGCCCCAGCGAGGGGTTCTCGATGTGCCGGATCCCTATTACGATGGAAACTTCGATTATGTGTATGAGCTTGTGGAAGCGGGCTGCAAGGCGCTGCTGGAGAGAATCAAAGCCGACATGGCAAGGGCTTAA
- the lpdA gene encoding dihydrolipoyl dehydrogenase, whose amino-acid sequence MVVGDASLDIDTLIIGAGPGGYVAAIRAAQLGQNVLIVDKEHVGGVCLNVGCIPSKALISAAHQYESVSHAADFGIEVGEAKVNFDKVQEFKNGIVKKLTGGVASLLKANKVQYFHGEVMFINENEARVFNDQEAPRYRFKNCIIATGSRPIELKAFPYGGRIVSSTGALSLPEVPKSLVVIGGGYIGIELGQMYSKFGTKVTVIEGSDSILPGFDKDMSSIVAKKLKGKNVDIVTGAQAKSAEQTDKDVTVTYTVGDKEEKVTADYLLVTVGRRPNTDGELGLDLIGVKMSDRGLVEVDGQCRTSIPHIFAIGDIIAGPALAHKAMYEGRVAAEVISGLPSVIDYKCVPAVCFSDPECASVGLSEKEAKEQGHNVKVGKFPFAINGRAMSLNANEGFVKLVADADSGLVLGAHIVGLEASNMIAELALAIEMGATLEDIALTIHAHPTLGEIVLDAAEVALGHPIHTFVK is encoded by the coding sequence ATGGTAGTCGGAGATGCTTCCCTAGATATTGATACACTAATTATCGGTGCGGGTCCTGGCGGATATGTGGCTGCGATTCGTGCGGCACAGCTGGGCCAAAACGTTCTGATCGTAGACAAAGAGCATGTTGGCGGCGTCTGCTTGAACGTAGGCTGTATTCCTTCCAAGGCTCTAATCTCTGCAGCCCATCAATACGAGTCTGTTAGCCACGCTGCCGATTTCGGCATCGAGGTTGGCGAAGCGAAGGTCAACTTCGACAAGGTGCAGGAGTTCAAGAACGGCATCGTCAAGAAGCTGACTGGCGGCGTTGCTTCGCTTCTGAAAGCGAACAAGGTGCAATATTTCCATGGCGAAGTGATGTTCATCAACGAGAACGAAGCGCGTGTCTTCAACGACCAGGAAGCGCCTCGTTACCGCTTCAAGAACTGCATTATCGCTACAGGCTCCCGTCCAATCGAGCTGAAAGCATTCCCTTATGGCGGCCGTATCGTATCATCGACAGGCGCGCTGTCGCTGCCTGAAGTGCCGAAGAGCCTTGTTGTAATCGGCGGCGGCTACATCGGTATTGAGCTTGGCCAAATGTACTCCAAGTTCGGCACGAAGGTAACCGTAATCGAAGGCTCCGATTCGATTCTGCCAGGCTTCGACAAAGACATGTCCTCCATCGTCGCGAAGAAGCTGAAGGGCAAAAATGTAGATATCGTAACCGGCGCGCAAGCGAAGAGCGCTGAGCAAACGGATAAAGACGTAACCGTGACATACACGGTTGGCGACAAAGAAGAAAAGGTAACGGCAGATTACCTGCTCGTTACGGTAGGCCGTCGTCCGAACACTGACGGCGAGCTTGGCTTGGATCTGATCGGCGTGAAGATGTCTGACCGCGGTCTTGTAGAGGTAGACGGTCAATGCCGTACCAGCATTCCGCATATCTTCGCGATCGGCGATATTATCGCGGGTCCGGCGCTTGCTCACAAAGCGATGTACGAGGGCCGCGTTGCTGCCGAAGTCATCTCCGGCCTGCCAAGCGTGATCGACTACAAATGTGTGCCGGCTGTCTGCTTCTCCGATCCGGAATGCGCAAGCGTTGGTCTCAGCGAGAAGGAAGCGAAGGAGCAAGGCCACAACGTCAAGGTTGGCAAATTCCCGTTTGCCATCAATGGCCGTGCAATGTCGCTTAACGCGAACGAAGGCTTCGTGAAGCTGGTTGCCGATGCGGACTCCGGTCTGGTGCTGGGCGCTCACATCGTAGGCCTGGAAGCCTCCAACATGATCGCTGAGCTTGCTCTGGCGATTGAGATGGGCGCTACGCTTGAGGATATTGCGCTTACGATTCATGCTCACCCGACACTGGGCGAGATCGTTCTGGATGCTGCTGAGGTTGCTCTCGGACATCCGATCCACACTTTTGTTAAATAA
- a CDS encoding thiamine diphosphokinase has translation MKRIVIFAGGALGDWALALLRTGDTLIGADSGALFLLQSGLTPEVAIGDFDSVNDEELRLIRERSGTMIQCDPVDKDYTDSEMAFRYALDMKPTELLLLGGIGTRFDHSLANVHLLALADAAGIQASIQDPCNRIRVISSTTVIPAEGFPQTSLLPLSEQAAGITLTGFQYPLQDATLTIGQSLGISNLLCAEEGLIELREGKLLVIQSRD, from the coding sequence ATGAAACGTATAGTCATATTCGCCGGCGGCGCCTTGGGTGATTGGGCACTTGCGCTGCTGCGTACCGGCGATACGCTGATTGGAGCGGACAGCGGCGCGCTGTTTCTGCTTCAGAGCGGCTTGACGCCGGAAGTCGCAATTGGCGATTTTGATTCCGTAAATGATGAGGAGCTTAGGCTCATCCGGGAACGCAGTGGAACGATGATCCAATGTGATCCCGTGGACAAGGATTATACCGACAGCGAGATGGCCTTCCGATATGCGCTGGATATGAAGCCAACGGAGCTGCTGCTGCTGGGAGGCATAGGCACCCGCTTCGACCACAGCTTGGCCAATGTGCATCTGCTTGCGCTGGCTGATGCTGCTGGCATACAGGCTAGCATTCAGGACCCCTGCAACCGTATTCGAGTCATATCGTCAACAACCGTTATTCCAGCGGAGGGATTTCCTCAGACCTCGCTGCTGCCGCTGTCGGAGCAGGCGGCAGGCATCACGCTTACAGGCTTCCAGTATCCGCTGCAGGACGCCACGCTTACCATTGGCCAATCCCTTGGGATCAGCAATCTGTTGTGTGCGGAAGAGGGGCTCATCGAGCTCCGGGAAGGGAAGCTGCTCGTCATCCAAAGCCGTGACTAG
- a CDS encoding alpha-ketoacid dehydrogenase subunit beta: MAQMNMLEAIRDAMRVELKRDSNVLIFGEDAGKVGGVFRVTEGLQEEFGEDRVFDTPLAESAIAGMAVGMGIQGFRPIAEIQFVGFIYEALDQMFVQAARMRYRSGGRYNSPIVFRTPFGGGVKAAELHTDSLEGLAVQTPGIKVVIPSNPYDAKGLMISAIRDNDPVFFMEHLNLYRAFKADVPEGEYTIEIGKANVVREGSDVTIIAYGMMVHTAVKAADELEKQGVKAEVIDLRSLVPLDIDTIVASIQKTNRAIVVQEAQKTSGVAAEVIAQINEKAILHLEAPVLRVAGPDTVYPFAQVEDAWLPTPARIVAAAQKVIQF, translated from the coding sequence ATGGCTCAAATGAATATGCTTGAAGCGATCCGCGACGCGATGCGCGTCGAACTGAAACGGGATTCCAACGTGCTCATCTTCGGTGAGGACGCTGGCAAAGTCGGCGGTGTATTCCGCGTGACGGAAGGTTTGCAGGAAGAATTCGGGGAAGACCGCGTGTTCGACACGCCGCTTGCGGAATCCGCAATCGCAGGTATGGCAGTCGGTATGGGCATTCAAGGCTTCCGTCCCATCGCCGAAATTCAATTCGTAGGCTTTATATATGAGGCGCTTGACCAAATGTTCGTCCAGGCTGCGCGTATGCGCTACCGTTCCGGCGGCCGCTACAACTCGCCAATCGTATTCCGTACGCCATTCGGCGGCGGCGTAAAAGCGGCAGAGCTTCACACGGATTCTCTGGAAGGCCTGGCTGTGCAGACTCCGGGCATCAAAGTGGTCATTCCGTCCAATCCTTATGACGCCAAAGGCCTTATGATCTCTGCAATCCGCGACAACGATCCTGTATTCTTCATGGAGCATCTCAATCTGTACCGCGCGTTCAAGGCGGATGTTCCGGAAGGCGAATACACAATCGAGATCGGCAAAGCAAATGTTGTTCGCGAGGGCAGCGACGTTACCATTATCGCATACGGCATGATGGTTCACACAGCGGTGAAGGCAGCCGACGAGCTCGAGAAGCAAGGCGTGAAAGCGGAAGTGATCGACCTTCGCTCCCTTGTGCCGCTCGATATTGATACAATCGTTGCTTCCATTCAGAAGACAAACCGCGCCATTGTGGTGCAGGAAGCGCAGAAAACATCCGGCGTTGCCGCCGAGGTTATCGCGCAAATCAATGAAAAAGCGATCCTGCACTTGGAAGCGCCAGTGCTTCGTGTTGCAGGTCCGGATACGGTGTATCCATTCGCGCAAGTGGAAGACGCTTGGCTGCCAACTCCGGCGCGTATCGTAGCCGCCGCTCAGAAGGTTATCCAATTCTAG